In one window of Zingiber officinale cultivar Zhangliang chromosome 11A, Zo_v1.1, whole genome shotgun sequence DNA:
- the LOC122032409 gene encoding uncharacterized protein LOC122032409 isoform X2: MVGNWRNHSNLRSFLSRTTPAVPVYTLPKDLYWQPILQSKVEYFNLVDLWDQYSEWSAYGLGVPIILDNCDSVVQYYVPFLSAIQIYSSKSHALMSSTLEDNERESFSDDSESEKLSRSSDAVSDDSLSDQEVSLSTRHLLGQLYLHYIEYGSPYGRIPLVDKVNELAQMYPGLRTLRNVDISPASWMSVAWYPIYHIPSSRNVKDLSACFLTYHIMSASFRENIVPEEMVEESCSTNVSNVMQKKEGDNSISLLPFGLATYKLQGGLWMNHGIADSELMSTLYNAAHCRLKQLGVEHHDFDFFTTH, encoded by the exons ATGGTAGGTAACTGGCGGAATCACTCCAATTTGCGGTCTTTCCTCAGTCGCACAACGCCGGCGGTTCCTGTTTACACTCTCCCGAAG GATCTATACTGGCAGCCTATCCTGCAAAGCAAGGTTGAGTATTTCAATCTTGTGGACCTCTGGGATCAATATAGTGAGTGGAGTGCTTATGGCCTTGGAGTACCTATCATTCTTGATAATTGTGATAGTGTAGTCCAGTATTATGTTCCTTTCCTCTCCGCGATCCAAATTTACAGCAGCAAATCTCATGCTCTTATGAG TAGCACATTGGAAGATAATGAAAGGGAATCATTCAGCGATGATAGTGAGAGTGAGAAATTGTCCAGATCATCCGACGCTGTGTCAGATGACTCTCTCTCTGACCAGGAGGTTTCATTGTCAACAAGACACCTCTTGGGGCAATTGTACTTGCACTATATCGAATATGGTTCTCCTTATGGGAGGATACCTCTTGTCGACAAG GTTAACGAACTAGCACAGATGTATCCTGGTTTGAGAACACTAAGAAATGTGGACATCTCACCTGCTAGCTGGATGTCAGTTGCTTG GTACCCTATCTACCACATTCCATCTTCTAGGAATGTGAAGGATCTGTCTGCATGCTTCTTAACTTATCATATTATGTCTGCATCATTCCGAG AGAATATTGTACCAGAGGAAATGGTTGAGGAATCTTGTTCTACAAATGTAAGCAATGTGATGCAGAAAAAGGAGGGGGACAACAGCATATCACTCTTGCCGTTCGGTCTTGCCACATACAAGTTACAGGGTGGCCTGTGGATGAACCATGGAATCGCAGATAGTGAACTGATGAGCACCTTGTACAATGCTGCACATTGTAGGCTGAAACAGCTTGGAGTTGAACACCATGACTTTGACTTCTTCACCACTCACTGA
- the LOC122032409 gene encoding uncharacterized protein LOC122032409 isoform X1 — protein MVGNWRNHSNLRSFLSRTTPAVPVYTLPKTGSQDLYWQPILQSKVEYFNLVDLWDQYSEWSAYGLGVPIILDNCDSVVQYYVPFLSAIQIYSSKSHALMSSTLEDNERESFSDDSESEKLSRSSDAVSDDSLSDQEVSLSTRHLLGQLYLHYIEYGSPYGRIPLVDKVNELAQMYPGLRTLRNVDISPASWMSVAWYPIYHIPSSRNVKDLSACFLTYHIMSASFRENIVPEEMVEESCSTNVSNVMQKKEGDNSISLLPFGLATYKLQGGLWMNHGIADSELMSTLYNAAHCRLKQLGVEHHDFDFFTTH, from the exons ATGGTAGGTAACTGGCGGAATCACTCCAATTTGCGGTCTTTCCTCAGTCGCACAACGCCGGCGGTTCCTGTTTACACTCTCCCGAAG ACGGGTTCGCAGGATCTATACTGGCAGCCTATCCTGCAAAGCAAGGTTGAGTATTTCAATCTTGTGGACCTCTGGGATCAATATAGTGAGTGGAGTGCTTATGGCCTTGGAGTACCTATCATTCTTGATAATTGTGATAGTGTAGTCCAGTATTATGTTCCTTTCCTCTCCGCGATCCAAATTTACAGCAGCAAATCTCATGCTCTTATGAG TAGCACATTGGAAGATAATGAAAGGGAATCATTCAGCGATGATAGTGAGAGTGAGAAATTGTCCAGATCATCCGACGCTGTGTCAGATGACTCTCTCTCTGACCAGGAGGTTTCATTGTCAACAAGACACCTCTTGGGGCAATTGTACTTGCACTATATCGAATATGGTTCTCCTTATGGGAGGATACCTCTTGTCGACAAG GTTAACGAACTAGCACAGATGTATCCTGGTTTGAGAACACTAAGAAATGTGGACATCTCACCTGCTAGCTGGATGTCAGTTGCTTG GTACCCTATCTACCACATTCCATCTTCTAGGAATGTGAAGGATCTGTCTGCATGCTTCTTAACTTATCATATTATGTCTGCATCATTCCGAG AGAATATTGTACCAGAGGAAATGGTTGAGGAATCTTGTTCTACAAATGTAAGCAATGTGATGCAGAAAAAGGAGGGGGACAACAGCATATCACTCTTGCCGTTCGGTCTTGCCACATACAAGTTACAGGGTGGCCTGTGGATGAACCATGGAATCGCAGATAGTGAACTGATGAGCACCTTGTACAATGCTGCACATTGTAGGCTGAAACAGCTTGGAGTTGAACACCATGACTTTGACTTCTTCACCACTCACTGA